One segment of Canis aureus isolate CA01 chromosome 27, VMU_Caureus_v.1.0, whole genome shotgun sequence DNA contains the following:
- the ARVCF gene encoding splicing regulator ARVCF isoform X2, which produces MEDCNVHSAASILASVKEQEARFERLTRALEQERRHVALQLERAQQPGMGSGGVGSGQPLPMAWQQLVLQEQSPGSQASLATMPEAPEVLEETVTVEEDPGTPTSHVSIVTSEDGTTRRTETKVTKTVKTVTTRTVRQVPVGPDGLPVLDGGPPLGPFADGPLDRHFLLRGGGPAATLSRAYLSSGGGFPDGPEPRDVPSYGSLSRGLGVRPPRGPLGPGPVDGCFTLPGRREAFPPGPEPVPAGRSQPERFQAEPYGLEDDTRSLTAEDEGGPELEPDYGTATRRRPECGRGLRARAYEEVADDAGELMEERPPFPAATAPLAQPERGSLGSLDRVVRRSPSVDSARKEPRWRDPELPEVLAMLRHPVDPVKANAAAYLQHLCFENEGVKRRVRQLRGLPLLVALLDHPRAEVRRRACGALRNLSYGRDTDNKAAIRDCGGVPALVRLLRAARDNEVRELVTGTLWNLSSYEPLKMVIIDHGLQTLTHEVIVPHSGWEREPNEDSKPRDAEWTTVFKNTSGCLRNVSSDGAEARRRLRECEGLVDALLHALQSAVGRKDTDNKSVENCVCIMRNLSYHVHKEVPGADRYQEAEPGPPGSAAGSQRRRRDDAGCFGGKKAKGKKDGEMDRNFDTLDLPKRTEAAKGFELLYQPEVVRLYLSLLTESRNFNTLEAAAGALQNLSAGNWMWATYIRATVRKERGLPVLVELLQSETDKVVRAVAIALRNLSLDRRNKDLIGSYAMAELVRNVRNAQAPARPGARLEEDTVVAVLNTIHEIVSDSLDNARSLLQARGVPALVALGAASQSVREAKAASHVLQTVWSFKELRGALQKDGWTKARFQSAAAAAKGPKGTPSPGGFDDSTLPLVDKSLDGEKTGSRDVIPMEALGPDGYSTVDRRERRARGSDPAGEASEKEPLKPDPGRKVPPGPSRPAVRLVDAVGDAKPQPVDSWV; this is translated from the exons ATGGAGGACTGCAACGTGCACTCGGCTGCCAGCATCCTGGCCTCAGTGAAAGAACAGGAGGCCCGCTTTGAGCGACTGACCCGAGCTCTGGAGCAGGAGCGGCGCCATGTTGCCCTGCAGTTGGAACGTGCCCAGCAGCCTGGTATGGGCAGTGGTGGTGTGGGCAGTGGGCAGCCCCTGCCAATGGCCTGGCAACAGCTGGTCCTGCAG GAGCAGAGCCCGGGCAGCCAGGCCTCACTGGCCACCATGCCAGAGGCACCCGAGGTGCTGGAGGAGACAGTGACAGTAGAGGAGGACCCTGGCACACCTACCTCCCACGTGTCCATCGTCACATCGGAAGATGGCACTACCCGGCGCACCGAGACCAAG GTCACCAAGACGGTCAAGACGGTGACCACGAGGACAGTGCGCCAAGTGCCCGTCGGCCCAGATGGGCTCCCCGTGCTGGACGGCGGCCCCCCGCTAGGCCCCTTCGCAGATGGCCCCCTGGACCGGCACTTCCTGCTCCGCGGGGGCGGTCCGGCCGCCACGCTCTCCCGTGCCTACCTCAGCAGCGGGGGCGGCTTTCCCGACGGCCCCGAGCCCCGTGATGTCCCCAGCTACGGCAGTCTCTCCCGGGGGCTGGGCGTGCGGCCCCCACGCGGCCCCCTTGGCCCGGGCCCCGTCGATGGCTGCTTCACGCTGCCCGGCCGACGTGAGGCCTTCCCCCCGGGCCCGGAGCCCGTGCCGGCCGGTCGCTCCCAGCCCGAGCGCTTCCAGGCGGAGCCGTATGGCTTGGAGGACGACACGCGCAGCCTGACTGCTGAGGATGAGGGCGGCCCGGAGCTGGAGCCGGACTACGGCACTGCCACGAGGAGGAGGCCTGAGTGTGGGCGTGGCCTTCGTGCCAG GGCCTACGAGGAAGTGGCAGATGATGCCGGCGAGCTGATGGAGGAGCGGCCCCCGTTTCCTGCTGCGACCGCACCCCTGGCCCAGCCAGAACGGGGCAGCCTGGGCAGCCTGGACCGAGTGGTCCGGCGGTCGCCCTCCGTCGACAGTGCCCGTAAGGAGCCGCGGTGGAGGGACCCCGAGCTGCCGGAGGTCCTGGCCATGCTGCGGCACCCCGTGGACCCCGTGAAAGCCAACGCGGCCGCCTACCTGCAGCACCTGTGCTTCGAGAATGAGGGTGTCAAGCGGCGCGTGCGGCAGCTGCGGGGCCTTCCTCTGCTCGTGGCTCTGCTGGACCACCCGAGGGCGGAGGTGCGACGGCGGGCCTGCGGGGCCCTGCGAAACCTCTCCTACGGCCGAGACACGGACAACAAGGCTGCCATCCGGGACTGTGGCGGCGTGCCGGCTCTGGTGCGCCTGCTGCGGGCAGCCCGGGACAACGAGGTCCGAGAGCTCGTCACAG GCACACTCTGGAACCTGTCATCCTACGAGCCCCTGAAGATGGTCATCATTGACCACGGCCTGCAGACGCTGACCCATGAGGTCATTGTGCCCCACTCGGGCTGGGAGCGCGAGCCCAATGAGGATTCCAAGCCAAGGGATGCCGAGTGGACAACAGTCTTCAAGAACACATCGGGTTGCTTGAG GAACGTGAGTTCAGATGGCGCAGAGGCCCGGCGGCGGCTCCGGGAATGTGAAGGGCTGGTGGATGCCCTGCTACACGCCCTGCAGTCAGCTGTGGGCAGGAAGGACACGGACAACAAG TCGGTAGAGAATTGCGTGTGTATCATGCGGAACCTGTCCTACCACGTACACAAGGAGGTGCCTGGGGCTGACAGGTACCAAGAGGCTGAGCCTGGGCCTCCAGGCAGTGCTGCAGGCTCCCAGCGCCGGAGGAGGGATGACGCTGGCTGTTTCGGTGGCAAGAAGGCCAAAG GGAAGAAGGATGGTGAGATGGACCGGAATTTTGACACACTGGACCTGCCCAAGCGAACTGAGGCTGCCAAAG GCTTTGAGCTGCTGTATCAGCCCGAGGTGGTacgtctctacctctccctcctcACGGAGAGCCGGAACTTCAACACCCTGGAGGCGGCCGCAGGTGCCCTGCAGAATCTCAGCGCCGGCAACTGGATG TGGGCCACGTACATCCGCGCCACGGTGCGCAAGGAACGTGGCCTTCCAGTGCTTGTGGAGCTGCTGCAGTCCGAGACGGACAAGGTAGTACGCGCTGTCGCCATCGCCCTGCGCAACCTCTCCCTGGACCGGCGCAACAAGGACCTCATAG GGAGCTATGCCATGGCCGAGCTGGTGCGGAACGTGCGCAATGCACAGGCTCCGGCGCGACCCGGGGCCCGCCTGGAGGAGGACACGGTGGTGGCCGTGCTCAACACCATCCACGAGATCGTGTCCGACAGCCTGGACAATGCGCGCTCGCTGCTGCAGGCCCGAGGCGTCCCGGCGCTGGTGGCCCTGGGAGCTGCCAG CCAATCGGTGCGCGAAGCGAAGGCCGCGTCCCACGTGCTGCAGACCGTGTGGAGCTTCAAGGAGCTGCGAGGGGCCCTGCAGAAGGATGGCTGGACCAAGGCGCGCTTCCAG TCAGCCGCCGCTGCTGCTAAGGGACCCAAAGGAACACCGAGTCCCGGAGGCTTTGACGACAGCACCCTGCCACTGGTGGACAAGAGCCTTG ATGGTGAGAAGACAGGCAGCCGGGACGTGATCCCCATGGAGGCACTTGGCCCAG atGGATACTCCACTGTGGACCGGAGGGAGCGAAGGGCACGAGGCAGTGACCCTGCAGGGGAGGCCTCTGAGAAGGAACCGTTGAAA CCCGACCCCGGCAGGAAGGTTCCTCCTGGGCCCAGCAGGCCCGCGGTCAGGCTGGTGGACGCCGTGGGGGACGCTAAGCCTCAGCCCGTTGACTCCTGGGTCTAG
- the ARVCF gene encoding splicing regulator ARVCF isoform X6 — protein MPAELRQEQSPGSQASLATMPEAPEVLEETVTVEEDPGTPTSHVSIVTSEDGTTRRTETKVTKTVKTVTTRTVRQVPVGPDGLPVLDGGPPLGPFADGPLDRHFLLRGGGPAATLSRAYLSSGGGFPDGPEPRDVPSYGSLSRGLGVRPPRGPLGPGPVDGCFTLPGRREAFPPGPEPVPAGRSQPERFQAEPYGLEDDTRSLTAEDEGGPELEPDYGTATRRRPECGRGLRARAYEEVADDAGELMEERPPFPAATAPLAQPERGSLGSLDRVVRRSPSVDSARKEPRWRDPELPEVLAMLRHPVDPVKANAAAYLQHLCFENEGVKRRVRQLRGLPLLVALLDHPRAEVRRRACGALRNLSYGRDTDNKAAIRDCGGVPALVRLLRAARDNEVRELVTGTLWNLSSYEPLKMVIIDHGLQTLTHEVIVPHSGWEREPNEDSKPRDAEWTTVFKNTSGCLRNVSSDGAEARRRLRECEGLVDALLHALQSAVGRKDTDNKSVENCVCIMRNLSYHVHKEVPGADRYQEAEPGPPGSAAGSQRRRRDDAGCFGGKKAKGKKDGEMDRNFDTLDLPKRTEAAKGFELLYQPEVVRLYLSLLTESRNFNTLEAAAGALQNLSAGNWMWATYIRATVRKERGLPVLVELLQSETDKVVRAVAIALRNLSLDRRNKDLIGSYAMAELVRNVRNAQAPARPGARLEEDTVVAVLNTIHEIVSDSLDNARSLLQARGVPALVALGAASQSVREAKAASHVLQTVWSFKELRGALQKDGWTKARFQSAAAAAKGPKGTPSPGGFDDSTLPLVDKSLDGEKTGSRDVIPMEALGPDGYSTVDRRERRARGSDPAGEASEKEPLKPDPGRKVPPGPSRPAVRLVDAVGDAKPQPVDSWV, from the exons ATGCCGGCCGAACTCAGACAG GAGCAGAGCCCGGGCAGCCAGGCCTCACTGGCCACCATGCCAGAGGCACCCGAGGTGCTGGAGGAGACAGTGACAGTAGAGGAGGACCCTGGCACACCTACCTCCCACGTGTCCATCGTCACATCGGAAGATGGCACTACCCGGCGCACCGAGACCAAG GTCACCAAGACGGTCAAGACGGTGACCACGAGGACAGTGCGCCAAGTGCCCGTCGGCCCAGATGGGCTCCCCGTGCTGGACGGCGGCCCCCCGCTAGGCCCCTTCGCAGATGGCCCCCTGGACCGGCACTTCCTGCTCCGCGGGGGCGGTCCGGCCGCCACGCTCTCCCGTGCCTACCTCAGCAGCGGGGGCGGCTTTCCCGACGGCCCCGAGCCCCGTGATGTCCCCAGCTACGGCAGTCTCTCCCGGGGGCTGGGCGTGCGGCCCCCACGCGGCCCCCTTGGCCCGGGCCCCGTCGATGGCTGCTTCACGCTGCCCGGCCGACGTGAGGCCTTCCCCCCGGGCCCGGAGCCCGTGCCGGCCGGTCGCTCCCAGCCCGAGCGCTTCCAGGCGGAGCCGTATGGCTTGGAGGACGACACGCGCAGCCTGACTGCTGAGGATGAGGGCGGCCCGGAGCTGGAGCCGGACTACGGCACTGCCACGAGGAGGAGGCCTGAGTGTGGGCGTGGCCTTCGTGCCAG GGCCTACGAGGAAGTGGCAGATGATGCCGGCGAGCTGATGGAGGAGCGGCCCCCGTTTCCTGCTGCGACCGCACCCCTGGCCCAGCCAGAACGGGGCAGCCTGGGCAGCCTGGACCGAGTGGTCCGGCGGTCGCCCTCCGTCGACAGTGCCCGTAAGGAGCCGCGGTGGAGGGACCCCGAGCTGCCGGAGGTCCTGGCCATGCTGCGGCACCCCGTGGACCCCGTGAAAGCCAACGCGGCCGCCTACCTGCAGCACCTGTGCTTCGAGAATGAGGGTGTCAAGCGGCGCGTGCGGCAGCTGCGGGGCCTTCCTCTGCTCGTGGCTCTGCTGGACCACCCGAGGGCGGAGGTGCGACGGCGGGCCTGCGGGGCCCTGCGAAACCTCTCCTACGGCCGAGACACGGACAACAAGGCTGCCATCCGGGACTGTGGCGGCGTGCCGGCTCTGGTGCGCCTGCTGCGGGCAGCCCGGGACAACGAGGTCCGAGAGCTCGTCACAG GCACACTCTGGAACCTGTCATCCTACGAGCCCCTGAAGATGGTCATCATTGACCACGGCCTGCAGACGCTGACCCATGAGGTCATTGTGCCCCACTCGGGCTGGGAGCGCGAGCCCAATGAGGATTCCAAGCCAAGGGATGCCGAGTGGACAACAGTCTTCAAGAACACATCGGGTTGCTTGAG GAACGTGAGTTCAGATGGCGCAGAGGCCCGGCGGCGGCTCCGGGAATGTGAAGGGCTGGTGGATGCCCTGCTACACGCCCTGCAGTCAGCTGTGGGCAGGAAGGACACGGACAACAAG TCGGTAGAGAATTGCGTGTGTATCATGCGGAACCTGTCCTACCACGTACACAAGGAGGTGCCTGGGGCTGACAGGTACCAAGAGGCTGAGCCTGGGCCTCCAGGCAGTGCTGCAGGCTCCCAGCGCCGGAGGAGGGATGACGCTGGCTGTTTCGGTGGCAAGAAGGCCAAAG GGAAGAAGGATGGTGAGATGGACCGGAATTTTGACACACTGGACCTGCCCAAGCGAACTGAGGCTGCCAAAG GCTTTGAGCTGCTGTATCAGCCCGAGGTGGTacgtctctacctctccctcctcACGGAGAGCCGGAACTTCAACACCCTGGAGGCGGCCGCAGGTGCCCTGCAGAATCTCAGCGCCGGCAACTGGATG TGGGCCACGTACATCCGCGCCACGGTGCGCAAGGAACGTGGCCTTCCAGTGCTTGTGGAGCTGCTGCAGTCCGAGACGGACAAGGTAGTACGCGCTGTCGCCATCGCCCTGCGCAACCTCTCCCTGGACCGGCGCAACAAGGACCTCATAG GGAGCTATGCCATGGCCGAGCTGGTGCGGAACGTGCGCAATGCACAGGCTCCGGCGCGACCCGGGGCCCGCCTGGAGGAGGACACGGTGGTGGCCGTGCTCAACACCATCCACGAGATCGTGTCCGACAGCCTGGACAATGCGCGCTCGCTGCTGCAGGCCCGAGGCGTCCCGGCGCTGGTGGCCCTGGGAGCTGCCAG CCAATCGGTGCGCGAAGCGAAGGCCGCGTCCCACGTGCTGCAGACCGTGTGGAGCTTCAAGGAGCTGCGAGGGGCCCTGCAGAAGGATGGCTGGACCAAGGCGCGCTTCCAG TCAGCCGCCGCTGCTGCTAAGGGACCCAAAGGAACACCGAGTCCCGGAGGCTTTGACGACAGCACCCTGCCACTGGTGGACAAGAGCCTTG ATGGTGAGAAGACAGGCAGCCGGGACGTGATCCCCATGGAGGCACTTGGCCCAG atGGATACTCCACTGTGGACCGGAGGGAGCGAAGGGCACGAGGCAGTGACCCTGCAGGGGAGGCCTCTGAGAAGGAACCGTTGAAA CCCGACCCCGGCAGGAAGGTTCCTCCTGGGCCCAGCAGGCCCGCGGTCAGGCTGGTGGACGCCGTGGGGGACGCTAAGCCTCAGCCCGTTGACTCCTGGGTCTAG
- the ARVCF gene encoding splicing regulator ARVCF isoform X4, translated as MEDCNVHSAASILASVKEQEARFERLTRALEQERRHVALQLERAQQPGMGSGGVGSGQPLPMAWQQLVLQEQSPGSQASLATMPEAPEVLEETVTVEEDPGTPTSHVSIVTSEDGTTRRTETKVTKTVKTVTTRTVRQVPVGPDGLPVLDGGPPLGPFADGPLDRHFLLRGGGPAATLSRAYLSSGGGFPDGPEPRDVPSYGSLSRGLGVRPPRGPLGPGPVDGCFTLPGRREAFPPGPEPVPAGRSQPERFQAEPYGLEDDTRSLTAEDEGGPELEPDYGTATRRRPECGRGLRARAYEEVADDAGELMEERPPFPAATAPLAQPERGSLGSLDRVVRRSPSVDSARKEPRWRDPELPEVLAMLRHPVDPVKANAAAYLQHLCFENEGVKRRVRQLRGLPLLVALLDHPRAEVRRRACGALRNLSYGRDTDNKAAIRDCGGVPALVRLLRAARDNEVRELVTGTLWNLSSYEPLKMVIIDHGLQTLTHEVIVPHSGWEREPNEDSKPRDAEWTTVFKNTSGCLRNVSSDGAEARRRLRECEGLVDALLHALQSAVGRKDTDNKSVENCVCIMRNLSYHVHKEVPGADRYQEAEPGPPGSAAGSQRRRRDDAGCFGGKKAKEEWFHQGKKDGEMDRNFDTLDLPKRTEAAKGFELLYQPEVVRLYLSLLTESRNFNTLEAAAGALQNLSAGNWMWATYIRATVRKERGLPVLVELLQSETDKVVRAVAIALRNLSLDRRNKDLIGSYAMAELVRNVRNAQAPARPGARLEEDTVVAVLNTIHEIVSDSLDNARSLLQARGVPALVALGAASQSVREAKAASHVLQTVWSFKELRGALQKDGWTKARFQSAAAAAKGPKGTPSPGGFDDSTLPLVDKSLGEYGVGVCTRIPEVHEMLLHLGALLVTRW; from the exons ATGGAGGACTGCAACGTGCACTCGGCTGCCAGCATCCTGGCCTCAGTGAAAGAACAGGAGGCCCGCTTTGAGCGACTGACCCGAGCTCTGGAGCAGGAGCGGCGCCATGTTGCCCTGCAGTTGGAACGTGCCCAGCAGCCTGGTATGGGCAGTGGTGGTGTGGGCAGTGGGCAGCCCCTGCCAATGGCCTGGCAACAGCTGGTCCTGCAG GAGCAGAGCCCGGGCAGCCAGGCCTCACTGGCCACCATGCCAGAGGCACCCGAGGTGCTGGAGGAGACAGTGACAGTAGAGGAGGACCCTGGCACACCTACCTCCCACGTGTCCATCGTCACATCGGAAGATGGCACTACCCGGCGCACCGAGACCAAG GTCACCAAGACGGTCAAGACGGTGACCACGAGGACAGTGCGCCAAGTGCCCGTCGGCCCAGATGGGCTCCCCGTGCTGGACGGCGGCCCCCCGCTAGGCCCCTTCGCAGATGGCCCCCTGGACCGGCACTTCCTGCTCCGCGGGGGCGGTCCGGCCGCCACGCTCTCCCGTGCCTACCTCAGCAGCGGGGGCGGCTTTCCCGACGGCCCCGAGCCCCGTGATGTCCCCAGCTACGGCAGTCTCTCCCGGGGGCTGGGCGTGCGGCCCCCACGCGGCCCCCTTGGCCCGGGCCCCGTCGATGGCTGCTTCACGCTGCCCGGCCGACGTGAGGCCTTCCCCCCGGGCCCGGAGCCCGTGCCGGCCGGTCGCTCCCAGCCCGAGCGCTTCCAGGCGGAGCCGTATGGCTTGGAGGACGACACGCGCAGCCTGACTGCTGAGGATGAGGGCGGCCCGGAGCTGGAGCCGGACTACGGCACTGCCACGAGGAGGAGGCCTGAGTGTGGGCGTGGCCTTCGTGCCAG GGCCTACGAGGAAGTGGCAGATGATGCCGGCGAGCTGATGGAGGAGCGGCCCCCGTTTCCTGCTGCGACCGCACCCCTGGCCCAGCCAGAACGGGGCAGCCTGGGCAGCCTGGACCGAGTGGTCCGGCGGTCGCCCTCCGTCGACAGTGCCCGTAAGGAGCCGCGGTGGAGGGACCCCGAGCTGCCGGAGGTCCTGGCCATGCTGCGGCACCCCGTGGACCCCGTGAAAGCCAACGCGGCCGCCTACCTGCAGCACCTGTGCTTCGAGAATGAGGGTGTCAAGCGGCGCGTGCGGCAGCTGCGGGGCCTTCCTCTGCTCGTGGCTCTGCTGGACCACCCGAGGGCGGAGGTGCGACGGCGGGCCTGCGGGGCCCTGCGAAACCTCTCCTACGGCCGAGACACGGACAACAAGGCTGCCATCCGGGACTGTGGCGGCGTGCCGGCTCTGGTGCGCCTGCTGCGGGCAGCCCGGGACAACGAGGTCCGAGAGCTCGTCACAG GCACACTCTGGAACCTGTCATCCTACGAGCCCCTGAAGATGGTCATCATTGACCACGGCCTGCAGACGCTGACCCATGAGGTCATTGTGCCCCACTCGGGCTGGGAGCGCGAGCCCAATGAGGATTCCAAGCCAAGGGATGCCGAGTGGACAACAGTCTTCAAGAACACATCGGGTTGCTTGAG GAACGTGAGTTCAGATGGCGCAGAGGCCCGGCGGCGGCTCCGGGAATGTGAAGGGCTGGTGGATGCCCTGCTACACGCCCTGCAGTCAGCTGTGGGCAGGAAGGACACGGACAACAAG TCGGTAGAGAATTGCGTGTGTATCATGCGGAACCTGTCCTACCACGTACACAAGGAGGTGCCTGGGGCTGACAGGTACCAAGAGGCTGAGCCTGGGCCTCCAGGCAGTGCTGCAGGCTCCCAGCGCCGGAGGAGGGATGACGCTGGCTGTTTCGGTGGCAAGAAGGCCAAAG AGGAGTGGTTCCATCAAG GGAAGAAGGATGGTGAGATGGACCGGAATTTTGACACACTGGACCTGCCCAAGCGAACTGAGGCTGCCAAAG GCTTTGAGCTGCTGTATCAGCCCGAGGTGGTacgtctctacctctccctcctcACGGAGAGCCGGAACTTCAACACCCTGGAGGCGGCCGCAGGTGCCCTGCAGAATCTCAGCGCCGGCAACTGGATG TGGGCCACGTACATCCGCGCCACGGTGCGCAAGGAACGTGGCCTTCCAGTGCTTGTGGAGCTGCTGCAGTCCGAGACGGACAAGGTAGTACGCGCTGTCGCCATCGCCCTGCGCAACCTCTCCCTGGACCGGCGCAACAAGGACCTCATAG GGAGCTATGCCATGGCCGAGCTGGTGCGGAACGTGCGCAATGCACAGGCTCCGGCGCGACCCGGGGCCCGCCTGGAGGAGGACACGGTGGTGGCCGTGCTCAACACCATCCACGAGATCGTGTCCGACAGCCTGGACAATGCGCGCTCGCTGCTGCAGGCCCGAGGCGTCCCGGCGCTGGTGGCCCTGGGAGCTGCCAG CCAATCGGTGCGCGAAGCGAAGGCCGCGTCCCACGTGCTGCAGACCGTGTGGAGCTTCAAGGAGCTGCGAGGGGCCCTGCAGAAGGATGGCTGGACCAAGGCGCGCTTCCAG TCAGCCGCCGCTGCTGCTAAGGGACCCAAAGGAACACCGAGTCCCGGAGGCTTTGACGACAGCACCCTGCCACTGGTGGACAAGAGCCTTGGTGAATACGGGGTCGGGGTGTGCACACGTATCCCTGAGGTACACGAGATGCTCCTCCACCTAGGTGCATTGTTGGTGACAAG ATGGTGA